The nucleotide sequence CAGCTGGCTCTGGGAACCATGGGGGTGTTTGAGAACTGCCAGTGATTAGCCAGTTTAGCAGGGatggtttgttttattaaaactaCAGGCTACAGGCtacttttgttcccttttctttttttcttttctttttttttttggattatatatgtattttaaaaatattcatctcTCATAAAATACATGCCTaacacagtttcctctccctctactcccCTCAGCCTTCCACCCATCTTATCTCCACAGATAACTCCTGCTCCAATTCTCTTCAGAGAAATGGGTTTTCCAGGGAAACTTAATATGATATAAGAAGATACAATAAAACTAGACACACACCATCACATCTGTGATGAGGCAACACAGTAAGAAGAAGAGTGACCCAAGAAGGAGCAAAGGTGTCAGAGGCACACCATCTCCCACTGGAAGGACTCacaaaaaacaccaagctaaaaAGCCATAGCATATTCACAGGGGACTTCGCTAAGGTATATGCACTCTGTGATTGCGGATtcatctctgtgagcccatatgtATGCCAGTTAGTTGATTCTCTGGGTCATGTTCTCAGTGTTTTCTTGACTCCTATAGCTCCTACAatgcttcttctccctcttctacaGGGTTCCCTGAAGCTCCAAGGGGAGGAACATGATAGAGGCCTCCAATTTGGTCTCTTTCGCACTACTGTTTGTCGGTAGGTCTTTGCATCTGCTCCTATCTACTGCTGAAGGATTCCTGTATGATGGTGATTGGGCTGGGCACCTATTTATGAGTATAGTAGAATGCCATAAGGAATCATATTAttaaattttgcttttttaaaattaatatcctAGGTCTCTATCCTAATCTTTGGGCATAGGCACCCTCTCAGATATAGGCCTCAAattagaccagtcattggttggtgaCTCCTAAAAGTTCTACAGCTCCATTGCGGCAATATATCTTGCAACAAGATAGGTCATCGGTCAAAGGCCTTGCATCTGGGTTGGTGAACCACTACTGGAAGGTTTCtagttacagaagatggctggttTCAGCTTCATATTTTCCATTACTAGGAAGTCATCTTCATAGAATCCTGAGAGATTCTACTGCAAATAGTTCCCACATTGGTCCCTGAATGACCTCCAATTCCAGTTGTATCTTTATACTCTCTTCTTTGATACCCCCATCTGTTCCCTCCTGTCTTCATTCCCATCAGCCTCCAGTACACTCATAAAAATATATTCCATTTCCTTTACCCAGCAAGGTCCATGCATCTCCTTATTTCTTCTTGTAATTTAGCCTTTTTAggtctgtggactgtagcatgATTGTCATTGATTTAACAGCCAATATCTATATATAAGTGAGTATAAGCCAATGTTTGTcgttctgggtctgggttacctagtcaggttgattttttttttatatcagtaatagtgtctgggtttggtggatacACATaggatggaaccccaggtgaggcagtttctggatggcctttccttcagtctctgctccactctttgttcctgtatttcctttagataggagcaattcAGGGTTaatattttgagatgggtgggtggctccatccctcaactggggaccatgcataatctctggatatggtctctacaggttcactctctctcctttgttggcTATTTCAGCTAATGGCGTCCCCATTtgagtatattaatcctgccaatccatgagcatgggaaatctttccatcttctgagatcttcattgatttctttcttcagagacttgaagttcttatcacacagatcttccacttccttagttagagtcacaccaaggtattttatattatttgtgactattatgaagggtgttgtttctctaatttttttctctgcctgtttagcctttgtgtagagaaggaTCACtgatttggtttttttattatttaaatgttttttattacgtatttttttattacatttctgggctaatatccacttatcagtgagtacatatcatttgagttctttgtgattgggttaccgcactcaggataatgccctccaggtccaaccatttgcctaggaatttcatatcataaattcattctttttaatagctgagtagtactccattgtgtaaatgtaccacattttagaACCTAGATATAATATCTTAACTAAACATTTGGCGACATGAGAAAACCCTTTCTTGTTCAACTGAGAAACATCAACTTAGGTGAAAGAGCTGTACTATCTCAAAGCAAAATTACCTGAATCTATAATTACTATGACTGctgcttcctcctcatcttcttcttcttctccttctcctccttctccttctctctccccctctccccctccccacctctccacctctccctctgtctcccccttcctccccctccccctctccctcctctcccctccctctcccccacccccctcacccctgcaccccctcaccccctctctctccctctttctctctccctgattcataacacagaaataaaatgtaattttctctCTCTAAGTTTTGGAGATGGAGATGTTCTAGTGTGTTTGGAAAAGGCAACACATTCGATGAGAGACACTTGTTCCATATTTATTCCATATGATTCCTTCCACTAAATTTCCAAAGTTAACCCAAAGATATTTTCTAAAATTCAATTTTCCAAATATCTTGTTATAGGTTCAGATTCTTAAGGGTAAAGAAGATACCTACCATCATTTTgatgaataatcaagctttatattttatatatatcatTCATTATGCCTAAATTATAACTATCAAAGTATTCATTTGATCTTAATAAACAGCTCCCACAAGAAAGGACccttaagccaggcagtggtggtgcatgtctttaatcccatcacttgggaagcagaggcagatggatttctgagtttgaggccagcctggtctgaagagtgagttccaggtcagccagggctatgcagagaagccctgtctcaaaacaaaacaaaacaaaacaaaacaaaacaaaacaaaacaaaacaaaacatgaaagaaagaaagaaagaaagaaagaaagaaagaaagaaagaaagaaagaaagaaagaaaggaaggaaggaaggaaggaagaaaagaggaaagaagggacaTACTTAATAGTATTGaaattattaaacattttattgattaGAACATCTATGATTAAAACTCACAGTTTATGTAGTATAATACAAAAATTAATAGGTATTTATATCACCATCAAATCATTGAAAATAAAACAGGCCTAACATGTATATATAACAGAGGAAAATTATCTTTTAGTGTGAATATATGTTTCTTCCTGTAGGTTCAATTTCTTAACTAAACATTTGGCAACCTGAGAAAATGTTTCTTGTTCAACTCTCATTCAATATTATTTAATCTCAGGTTCACATTGGAAAGATTCTTTAATCTTCTCTACGCCACATTATGAATCATAGACGAATTCATTTGTTGATTAGGAATTTAAGCCACCAGTTGAGAACATTCCACTTGATTGCATGAACCACCATGAAACCATTATTCTTTAGTACAAATACCATGGTATTTATATTTAATTGGTGATACTCTGCAAGCAAAAGagttagaagaaaaaataaatatttgaactaCCATTTTAAACAAATTGAGGATAATATAAttactttttaatgaaaaatcaTGAATATAATTTGGTGTGGGGTGCCTCAGTCACCCAATCTATAAGCAGCTGGACCACTCCTTCTCCCTACCCTTAAAGGGAATCCGTTCTCCAAAATGGGAAAAGTCAATTCATGGAACTAAAGGAATACAAGGTGAAGCGAGTCTAATTAAAGAGAATATGTGTGTGATTTTGCTAGCATTAACAACATAACTGCTCTGGACATGAAGGCTCAGTTCTGGTAACAAGGTGGAGAGAAAAAAGTAGATCACTACAGATGTCCCTCCATAGCTTTGGATCCAGTTGTGGTAAGTCTCAAAATTCTGTACTTAAGTTTCTTGCTCAAGTGTGGGAATTACCATTGAGCACCTAACTTAACTTTATGTGTCAACTAGACACAGCCAAAAATCACCTCATAGGGATGTCTTAAATGCACAAATCAGATGGATCTATGAACAGGACTAGGGAAAATTAAATAGTGTAGGAAACCACTGGGCATTGTATATGGCACAATTTTCTGGAAAACTGGTCCTAGGATCTGTATGAAATCAAGTTGAACATGAGTCTGTAAGTGAGCCAGCAAGCTATGttccttcctggtttctgtttcAATGTCCTGCTAGATTTCCTGACTTGACTTCTATCAATGATAGACTGTAACCTGTTAACTAAACtaaatcctttctttcctgtggTTGTTTTTCATGATGATATTTGCCATACCAACAAATGAAATTTGAACTTACAACATTACATTGGGTTAGTCTACTGGTTTCCTTTCATAAAGATCATGtataattaatcaatcaatacTGTGGAAGAGTATTCAGTAGAATCCTGCCAATAAGTCAATACAAAAACTACTAAAATCCAGAATAACGTCAAGGAAATTTACAAGTGGATACTTGAGTTTTCTTTAGTGAAAGTGGTTATGTTTTGGGTATGTCATATTTGTGTTATCAGAAACAGGATTTTTTCATCAGTTCTTCATAGTTTCCTCACTAATTTGAAAAAAGTTAATATTAAATCATGTGTTCTTACAATTGTTCTAGGCAGAAGTAACATGCATTGTAATATGTCATTTGATTATCTGCACAAACTGGGATCAGCGTTCTGGAGCAGTCAGATTCACTCTTATACAAGGTACAATTTGGCTGTGAAAcataaaaagacaacaaaaaataaatcagatAATGATGTTTGCTAGAAAAATTTTA is from Mus musculus strain C57BL/6J chromosome 18, GRCm38.p6 C57BL/6J and encodes:
- the Spink11 gene encoding serine protease inhibitor Kazal-type 11 precursor, coding for MSSTWIKFLFILTLVLLPYFVAESAVASPESLRKVPNCTLYKSESDCSRTLIPVCADNQMTYYNACYFCLEQLVSPIKYKYHGICTKE